One window of Nocardia sp. NBC_00508 genomic DNA carries:
- a CDS encoding purine-cytosine permease family protein, with protein sequence MTIDEPSEVVLAPERRTIDVIPDDERHGSPFSQFTLWFGANMQITAIVDGALAVVFGADAIWAILGLLIGNVLGGAVMALHFAQGPRLGLPQMISSRAQFGVFGAVLPLVLVVLMYLGFAATGSVLAGQAINKILHIDSPTVGIVIFGVLTAFVAVTGYKLIHVVGRIATVIGIVGFTYLAIRLFAEYDVSAVVGVKGFDIATFLLAISLGAGWQLTFGPYVADYSRYLPRDTSARATFWSTFAGSVIGSQWAMTLGVLVAAVAGKAFLGDQVGFVGNLAGPAVIATLIYLVVLVGKLTVNCLNAYGGFMSILTTVTAFNGQSTISAAARTAYIVGFTAVSVVVAVGASADFLNNFKNFVLVLLMVFTPWSAINLTDYYLISKEKVDVPALYDPDARYGRWNGTAIACYVIGVLAQIPFLAQKLYTGPITEQLGGADISWIVGIVVTAALYYPLARRTSNPPASMTYPADPATTRSTR encoded by the coding sequence ATGACCATCGACGAACCATCCGAAGTCGTCCTCGCGCCGGAGCGTCGCACCATCGACGTCATCCCCGACGACGAACGGCATGGCTCCCCATTCAGCCAGTTCACCCTCTGGTTCGGCGCCAATATGCAGATCACCGCGATCGTCGACGGCGCATTGGCGGTGGTGTTCGGGGCCGACGCGATCTGGGCAATCCTCGGCCTGCTCATCGGCAATGTTCTCGGTGGCGCGGTGATGGCATTGCACTTCGCACAGGGACCGAGGCTCGGGCTCCCACAGATGATTTCGAGCCGCGCCCAGTTCGGTGTCTTCGGTGCGGTGCTGCCGCTGGTACTCGTGGTGCTGATGTATCTCGGGTTCGCCGCCACCGGCAGCGTGCTCGCCGGCCAGGCGATCAACAAGATCCTGCACATTGATAGTCCAACCGTCGGTATCGTCATCTTCGGTGTACTCACTGCGTTCGTGGCGGTGACCGGGTACAAGCTCATCCACGTCGTCGGGCGCATCGCGACGGTCATCGGCATTGTCGGCTTCACCTACCTGGCGATCCGGCTGTTCGCCGAATACGACGTGTCGGCCGTGGTCGGGGTCAAGGGCTTCGACATCGCCACCTTCCTGCTCGCGATCTCCCTGGGCGCGGGCTGGCAGTTGACCTTCGGGCCCTACGTCGCGGACTACTCCCGCTACCTGCCGCGCGACACGAGCGCGCGCGCGACATTCTGGTCGACCTTCGCGGGCAGCGTGATCGGGTCGCAGTGGGCGATGACCCTCGGTGTGCTGGTCGCCGCGGTCGCCGGCAAGGCATTCCTGGGTGACCAGGTCGGATTCGTCGGCAACCTTGCCGGGCCCGCGGTCATCGCGACGCTGATCTACCTCGTGGTCCTCGTCGGCAAGCTGACCGTCAACTGCCTCAACGCCTATGGCGGCTTCATGTCGATCCTGACCACGGTGACCGCGTTCAATGGACAGTCCACGATTTCCGCCGCTGCCCGCACCGCCTACATCGTCGGCTTCACCGCGGTCTCGGTGGTCGTCGCGGTCGGCGCCAGTGCCGACTTCCTGAACAACTTCAAGAACTTCGTCCTGGTGCTGCTCATGGTCTTCACGCCGTGGAGCGCCATCAACCTCACCGACTACTACCTGATCTCGAAAGAGAAGGTGGACGTCCCCGCGCTCTACGATCCCGACGCGCGCTACGGACGCTGGAACGGAACCGCCATCGCGTGCTACGTGATCGGTGTACTGGCCCAGATCCCGTTCCTCGCCCAGAAGCTCTATACCGGACCGATCACCGAACAACTCGGCGGCGCGGACATCTCCTGGATTGTCGGCATCGTCGTCACCGCGGCCCTGTACTACCCACTCGCGCGGCGCACCAGCAATCCGCCCGCGTCGATGACCTATCCCGCCGATCCAGCGACTACAAGGAGCACTCGATGA
- the hutC gene encoding histidine utilization repressor, with the protein MAIVDAELVALYNDAGTDSAPAYERVKNLVVAQINSGQWCEGDQLPSENQLVAALGLSRMTINRALRELTADGLIVRMMGIGTFVAPPKSASPLFEVKNIADEIQRRGHRHRTEVIYVRAEQADKANPVIQDLMRGTVFHSLLVHFEDDTPIQVEDRYVNPSEAPGYLDQDFTLKTPNNYLSEVAPLERGEHIVEAVLGSTDECRLLRIKRSEPCLLIRRRTWSARGLVSAARLVHPGSRNRLEGTFTGH; encoded by the coding sequence GTGGCGATCGTCGACGCGGAACTCGTCGCGCTGTACAACGACGCGGGAACCGATTCGGCTCCTGCTTACGAGCGCGTGAAGAATCTCGTTGTCGCGCAGATCAATTCAGGTCAGTGGTGCGAGGGTGACCAGCTGCCGTCGGAGAATCAGCTCGTCGCCGCGCTCGGCCTGTCCCGCATGACGATCAATCGCGCGCTGCGCGAACTCACCGCCGACGGACTGATCGTGCGCATGATGGGCATCGGCACCTTCGTCGCCCCACCGAAGTCCGCATCCCCACTCTTCGAGGTGAAGAATATCGCCGACGAGATCCAGCGCCGCGGCCACCGGCATCGCACCGAGGTGATCTACGTGCGCGCGGAACAGGCCGACAAAGCCAACCCGGTCATCCAGGATCTGATGCGCGGCACCGTTTTTCACTCCCTGCTGGTGCATTTCGAAGACGACACACCGATCCAGGTCGAAGACAGATACGTCAATCCCAGCGAAGCCCCCGGCTACCTCGACCAGGACTTCACACTGAAGACGCCGAACAACTATCTGAGCGAAGTCGCCCCCCTGGAACGCGGCGAGCACATCGTAGAAGCAGTCCTCGGCAGCACAGACGAATGCCGCCTGCTGCGCATCAAGCGGTCCGAACCCTGCCTGTTGATTCGCCGGCGGACGTGGTCGGCGCGCGGGTTGGTCAGCGCGGCGCGGTTGGTCCACCCGGGATCGCGGAACCGGTTGGAAGGCACCTTCACGGGTCATTGA